One genomic window of Tenacibaculum tangerinum includes the following:
- a CDS encoding metal-dependent hydrolase, with product MDSLTQIVLGAAVGEAVLGKKVGNKAMLYGAIAGTIPDLDVFIGKLFDTVTALEIHRGFTHSLLFAILFGWIFGWLISLYEKSASAKEWAKLLFWGFLTHALLDVYTTWGTQLFWPFDTRLAFKNIFVIDPLYTLPFLVFLLLALFQPKGSKKRRKYNNLGLIVSSSYMILTLIAKGITYTEFTRALEEQGISYKEIETKPTPLNTVLWSANVETADAYLIGYYSFFDTQPIEFYSYTKNHHLLGEYDDDVLVNRLIKITKGWYTITEKNDCLYLNDLRFGLLSVAPNFQQFAFSFQIQEKQGKTVITEVPKNRENAKQLLKDLWKRMQGN from the coding sequence ATGGATTCACTTACACAAATTGTTCTTGGTGCAGCAGTTGGAGAAGCTGTTTTAGGAAAAAAAGTTGGTAACAAAGCGATGCTTTACGGTGCAATTGCTGGTACGATTCCTGATTTGGATGTTTTTATAGGCAAACTTTTTGATACTGTTACAGCACTCGAAATACACAGAGGTTTTACTCACTCTCTACTTTTCGCCATTCTTTTTGGGTGGATTTTTGGGTGGCTAATTTCTTTATATGAAAAAAGTGCCTCCGCTAAAGAATGGGCAAAGCTCTTATTTTGGGGCTTCTTAACTCATGCGCTTTTAGATGTGTATACTACTTGGGGAACTCAGTTATTTTGGCCTTTTGATACGCGATTGGCTTTCAAAAATATTTTTGTTATCGACCCTCTTTACACACTTCCGTTTTTAGTATTTCTGCTGCTAGCCCTATTTCAGCCTAAAGGATCTAAAAAAAGAAGAAAATATAATAATTTAGGACTCATCGTAAGCAGTTCTTATATGATACTAACGCTTATTGCGAAAGGTATTACGTATACAGAATTTACTCGTGCTTTGGAAGAACAAGGTATCAGTTATAAAGAAATAGAAACGAAGCCTACCCCTTTGAACACCGTTTTATGGTCGGCAAATGTAGAAACAGCAGATGCCTATTTGATAGGGTACTATTCTTTTTTTGATACCCAACCAATTGAATTTTACTCCTACACTAAGAACCACCACTTATTAGGAGAGTATGATGATGATGTTTTAGTAAATAGACTTATAAAAATAACCAAAGGCTGGTATACCATTACAGAAAAAAACGACTGTTTATATTTGAATGATTTACGCTTTGGATTGTTAAGTGTAGCACCTAATTTTCAACAATTTGCTTTCAGCTTTCAAATACAAGAAAAACAAGGAAAAACGGTGATAACTGAAGTGCCAAAAAATCGTGAAAATGCCAAACAACTACTCAAAGATCTTTGGAAAAGAATGCAAGGAAACTAA
- a CDS encoding helix-turn-helix and ligand-binding sensor domain-containing protein, which yields MKLLLKIILYIGFLWHSYIFAQELPPVTNFSTRVYEAEKQNWSISQDKEKTIYIANNKGLLTFDGASWKLYNSPNETILRSVKVIKDKVFTGSYMEFGYWEKNELEELEYTSLSKKIEKKLIEDEQFWNILSLENKIIFQSLNRIYIYDILSEDFIILDSNDLITKTYQTDDSIYFQKANKGLYKINEGGELLVSDDPVFKEDRIINVFKKDNATLILTERNGFFILSQGKVSAWKTALSSEYKNINVYNAIQLKNKNYALGTISNGFILLDKNGDFSYQINREKGLHNNTILSLFEDADENIWLGLDNGISLINEESPFTIYNDFKGNLGSIYTSVIHNGKLYLGTNQGLFFKKLDTNDEFLLIKGTKGQVWNLKVIHNTLFCGHNSGTFLIEDEVAKKISKIEGAWDFKKINDSLVLQGNYDGLYLLKKAKKEWSISNKIEGFNISSRQFEILNNQQIVVNHEYKGVYKLKVSRNFKEVLKEERDTVNKGVHSSLVMYQDKLYLSLKKGIFKYDYNKAQFEKDSVLSSIYKDDFISGKLVVVNEDLWAFTKSSIVRITPAKLSKGFEIYKIPLKYTKRNNVVGYENIMKIEKEKYLLCLSSGYMVIDTSKLPKKEFKVHLNTIKLQEKKIEKEQDQVFRNKQNNFKFEFNVAEFDKYLLPEYQYKLLGIDSKWSKWSTNYSKAYENLPAGDYTFLLRARVGKKLSVNEARYSFEIEKPWYLSNLMIVVYITSILIFSVMMHIIYRRYYKKQQKRIVEETQKELKLAQVENEKEIIRIRNEKLRQEFKDKSKELASSLMNVVKKNELLTTIKKEVETVNDKKLKPVVDLIDKNLKNNDDWEFFQEAFNNADSEFLKRLKELHDNLSPNDLRLCSYLRLNLSSKEIAPLLNISPKSVEVKRYRLRKKMDLDHEVNLIDYILEI from the coding sequence TTGAAATTACTATTAAAAATCATATTATATATTGGCTTTTTGTGGCATTCTTACATTTTTGCCCAAGAGTTACCTCCTGTAACTAATTTTTCTACAAGAGTTTATGAAGCAGAAAAACAAAACTGGTCAATTTCTCAAGATAAAGAAAAAACAATTTACATAGCAAATAACAAGGGGCTCTTAACCTTTGACGGAGCATCTTGGAAATTGTATAACTCTCCAAATGAAACCATACTAAGATCGGTAAAGGTGATAAAAGATAAGGTTTTTACAGGCTCTTATATGGAGTTTGGTTATTGGGAAAAGAATGAATTAGAAGAGCTTGAATACACCTCATTATCTAAAAAAATTGAAAAAAAATTAATTGAAGATGAGCAATTTTGGAATATTTTATCTCTTGAGAATAAAATTATTTTTCAGTCTTTAAATAGAATTTATATATATGATATACTATCTGAAGACTTCATTATTCTAGATTCAAACGATTTAATAACCAAAACATACCAAACCGATGATTCTATTTACTTTCAAAAAGCCAATAAAGGACTTTATAAAATAAATGAAGGTGGTGAGTTGCTGGTGTCTGATGATCCTGTTTTTAAGGAAGATAGAATAATAAATGTGTTTAAGAAAGACAATGCTACATTGATATTAACAGAGCGTAATGGATTCTTTATTTTATCACAAGGAAAAGTAAGTGCTTGGAAAACGGCTTTAAGTTCTGAGTATAAAAATATAAATGTGTATAATGCAATTCAGTTAAAAAATAAAAATTATGCGTTAGGAACCATATCAAACGGTTTTATACTTTTAGATAAAAATGGCGATTTTTCATACCAAATAAATAGAGAAAAAGGACTCCATAATAATACGATACTTTCTTTATTTGAAGATGCAGACGAGAATATTTGGTTAGGCTTAGATAATGGGATTAGTTTAATAAACGAAGAGTCTCCATTTACAATTTACAACGATTTTAAGGGGAATTTAGGTAGTATTTATACTTCTGTTATCCACAATGGTAAATTATATTTAGGTACCAATCAAGGATTGTTTTTTAAAAAATTAGACACAAACGATGAATTCCTTTTAATTAAAGGAACCAAAGGACAAGTTTGGAACTTAAAAGTTATTCATAATACTCTTTTTTGTGGACACAATTCTGGAACATTTTTAATTGAAGATGAAGTTGCTAAAAAGATTTCTAAAATAGAAGGAGCATGGGATTTTAAAAAAATCAACGACTCTCTTGTATTGCAAGGAAATTATGATGGTTTGTACTTACTTAAAAAAGCAAAAAAGGAGTGGAGCATCTCAAATAAGATAGAAGGATTTAATATTTCATCTAGACAATTTGAAATTTTAAATAATCAACAAATTGTTGTAAATCACGAATATAAAGGTGTTTATAAGCTAAAGGTAAGTCGAAATTTCAAGGAGGTACTTAAAGAAGAGAGAGATACCGTTAACAAAGGCGTGCATTCTAGTTTGGTAATGTACCAAGATAAACTTTACTTATCACTAAAAAAAGGAATTTTCAAGTATGATTATAACAAGGCTCAATTTGAAAAAGATAGTGTTTTAAGCTCAATTTATAAAGACGATTTTATATCGGGGAAGCTAGTTGTTGTAAATGAAGATTTATGGGCTTTTACCAAATCTAGTATCGTAAGAATTACACCAGCCAAACTTTCTAAAGGATTTGAAATTTACAAGATTCCCTTAAAATACACAAAACGGAACAATGTTGTTGGCTATGAAAATATAATGAAAATAGAGAAAGAAAAGTATCTACTTTGTTTAAGCTCTGGATATATGGTGATTGATACTTCTAAGCTTCCTAAAAAAGAGTTTAAAGTACACTTGAATACGATTAAATTACAAGAAAAGAAAATAGAAAAAGAACAAGATCAGGTTTTTAGAAATAAGCAGAATAATTTCAAATTTGAATTTAATGTAGCTGAATTTGATAAATACTTGTTGCCAGAGTATCAATATAAATTATTAGGTATAGACTCAAAATGGAGCAAGTGGTCAACAAATTATTCAAAAGCGTATGAGAATTTACCCGCTGGTGACTACACCTTTTTGTTAAGAGCTAGGGTAGGAAAGAAGTTATCAGTAAATGAGGCTAGATACTCTTTTGAAATCGAAAAGCCTTGGTATTTGAGTAATTTAATGATTGTAGTTTATATTACGAGTATCCTAATATTTTCTGTAATGATGCATATTATTTATAGAAGATATTACAAAAAACAACAAAAAAGAATTGTAGAAGAAACCCAAAAAGAATTAAAATTGGCGCAAGTAGAGAATGAGAAGGAAATTATTAGAATTAGAAATGAAAAACTTCGACAAGAATTTAAAGATAAGAGTAAAGAACTAGCTAGTTCACTTATGAATGTAGTTAAAAAGAACGAACTATTAACTACAATAAAAAAAGAGGTTGAAACTGTAAATGATAAAAAGTTGAAACCTGTAGTAGATCTTATAGATAAGAATTTAAAAAACAATGATGATTGGGAATTTTTCCAAGAAGCATTTAATAATGCAGATAGTGAGTTTTTAAAAAGACTCAAAGAACTACACGATAACTTATCTCCTAATGATTTAAGATTATGCTCTTATTTAAGATTAAATTTATCGTCTAAAGAAATTGCTCCTTTATTAAATATATCTCCTAAAAGTGTTGAAGTAAAACGATATCGTTTGCGTAAAAAAATGGATTTAGACCATGAAGTTAACCTCATAGACTATATTTTAGAGATCTAG
- a CDS encoding SusC/RagA family TonB-linked outer membrane protein, with product MIRQIKLFILLFFPITMLAQSITVSGLVTDKTTGSPLPGVNILIKGEEKGTQTDFNGNYTLNNVDTNATLVYSFIGFKTQELKASSEVINVVLEESLSQLDEVVVIGYGSKSRKDVTGAVSLVGAKTIDKLKPVDASLALQGTTSGVTVNTPSGSPGAGFDIVIRGISSNGKNGPLIVVDGLPNADFNSINPNDIESISVLKDAQAAIYGIQGANGVVIIKTKSGKKNTKTKVTYDVFTGVQQTSKKLDNLNAIEYALLLNESYAANGQDLPYPNINDVTTNTDWQDELFSSAFMINHNLGISGGSENITYFLGASHLSQDGIIAPEKSTYERNNVRLTLGVDLSDKFKITSTTNYFTTDRKSINENGLGSVLFNALNYAPTFSLEQEDLSGFLGNEVINPLSQIKDTYNSDLGTGLEGSLSLDFIPSENLKVTSRLGYKTFNNRFKGFFPVVNYGPGKVFNRDRSEVNQSRQNFSNYTWETFINYKNTFDETHNLSLTLGTSVQKQIGEGLYATGYDVPNNSWDFADISLTTGILNARTNDSYRFDNRLLSYFGRVEYDYKSKYLISAMIRRDAASDFNADNRVDYFPSVTAGWKISDEEFMSDNGFVDFLKLRASYGFLGNFVGDNLYRAELNGEGTYVFDNSIVNGVAIGRLPNPDARWERAEKLDIGLDAKFLDNKLELVADYFIEDRNDLLISGIPVSGIVGTYAPGSGNPIINAGTSRVKGFELGLKFNNSVGDDFNYAINYNLTKINGEVTKINGGIILEGGAFGVGQLAPSRMKVGEPIGYFYGLQTDGIFQTVEEVNNSPSQTGLLGNEAVPGDIKYVDVNGDGVINFDDRTKIGNPQAEFIMGLNLSFNYKNWDFSSYMYSELNKDMVRNYERDQPNVNKLAYNLDRWTGPGTSNTVPRVTTGATNNRLFSSFFVEDASFLRLQNIQIGYTLPSEVLEKLKISKVRLYTTVNNAFTLTNYKGFDPAATGGTRNPDGTVNPIGLGIDYGIYPVSRQYLLGLNVAF from the coding sequence ATGATAAGACAAATCAAACTCTTTATTTTGTTGTTTTTTCCGATTACAATGCTAGCGCAATCCATAACAGTTAGCGGTTTGGTTACAGACAAGACAACAGGAAGTCCTTTACCAGGAGTTAATATATTAATTAAGGGTGAAGAAAAGGGTACTCAGACAGATTTCAACGGTAATTACACACTCAATAATGTAGATACAAATGCTACTTTAGTTTATAGTTTTATTGGGTTTAAAACACAAGAACTAAAAGCAAGTAGTGAGGTAATTAATGTTGTTTTAGAAGAAAGTTTAAGCCAATTAGATGAAGTAGTGGTAATTGGTTATGGAAGCAAATCTAGAAAAGATGTTACAGGTGCTGTATCTTTAGTTGGTGCCAAGACAATTGACAAGTTAAAACCAGTAGATGCAAGTTTGGCATTACAAGGAACCACCTCGGGAGTAACCGTTAACACGCCATCTGGATCACCAGGTGCTGGATTTGATATTGTGATTAGGGGTATTAGTTCTAATGGAAAGAACGGACCTTTAATTGTAGTTGATGGCTTACCGAATGCTGATTTTAACTCTATAAACCCAAATGATATAGAATCTATATCAGTACTTAAAGATGCGCAAGCAGCTATTTATGGTATTCAAGGAGCGAACGGAGTAGTAATTATTAAAACAAAGTCAGGTAAGAAGAACACTAAAACCAAAGTTACGTATGATGTCTTTACAGGTGTTCAACAAACAAGCAAAAAATTAGACAATCTCAATGCTATTGAATACGCTTTATTGCTCAACGAAAGCTATGCCGCAAACGGACAGGATTTGCCTTATCCTAATATCAATGATGTAACTACTAATACTGATTGGCAAGATGAACTTTTTTCATCTGCTTTTATGATTAACCATAACTTAGGAATTTCTGGTGGATCAGAAAATATTACCTATTTCTTAGGAGCTTCACACCTATCGCAAGACGGTATTATTGCTCCAGAGAAATCAACCTATGAAAGAAACAATGTTAGGTTAACATTAGGGGTAGATTTGAGTGATAAATTTAAGATAACTTCGACTACGAATTACTTTACAACTGATAGAAAATCTATTAATGAAAATGGTTTAGGTTCTGTATTATTCAATGCTTTAAACTATGCTCCAACTTTTTCGCTAGAGCAAGAGGATTTATCTGGTTTCCTAGGGAATGAAGTAATCAATCCTTTATCTCAAATTAAGGATACTTACAATTCAGATCTTGGTACTGGTTTAGAAGGAAGTTTAAGTTTGGATTTCATTCCATCAGAAAATTTGAAAGTAACATCAAGACTTGGATATAAAACATTTAATAATAGATTCAAAGGTTTTTTTCCTGTAGTTAACTACGGTCCTGGAAAGGTTTTTAATCGAGACAGAAGCGAGGTAAATCAGTCTAGACAAAACTTTAGCAATTATACATGGGAAACATTTATTAACTATAAAAATACGTTTGATGAAACCCATAATCTTTCCCTTACCCTAGGTACGAGTGTTCAAAAACAAATTGGAGAGGGGCTTTACGCAACAGGTTATGATGTACCCAACAACTCATGGGATTTTGCAGATATCAGTTTAACTACTGGAATTTTAAATGCACGTACAAATGACTCTTATCGTTTTGACAATCGTTTATTGTCTTATTTTGGTAGAGTAGAGTATGACTATAAAAGTAAATACCTAATCTCGGCCATGATTCGTAGAGATGCTGCATCAGATTTTAATGCAGATAATAGAGTAGATTATTTCCCTTCTGTAACAGCAGGATGGAAGATTTCTGATGAAGAATTTATGAGTGATAATGGATTTGTTGACTTTTTAAAACTAAGAGCCAGTTACGGATTTTTGGGTAATTTCGTTGGAGACAACTTATATCGAGCAGAGTTAAATGGAGAAGGAACTTATGTTTTTGATAATTCAATCGTTAATGGAGTAGCAATAGGTAGATTGCCCAATCCTGACGCACGTTGGGAAAGAGCAGAAAAATTAGATATCGGTCTAGATGCAAAATTTTTGGACAACAAATTAGAATTGGTTGCAGATTATTTTATAGAAGACAGAAATGATTTGTTAATTTCAGGTATACCCGTTTCTGGTATTGTAGGAACTTACGCACCAGGTTCTGGAAACCCTATAATTAATGCAGGGACGTCTAGAGTGAAAGGTTTTGAATTAGGATTGAAGTTCAACAACAGCGTTGGTGATGATTTTAATTACGCTATTAACTACAATCTGACCAAGATTAATGGAGAAGTAACAAAAATTAATGGAGGTATAATTTTAGAAGGCGGTGCTTTTGGTGTAGGCCAATTAGCTCCTTCTAGGATGAAAGTAGGGGAACCAATTGGATATTTTTATGGATTACAAACTGATGGTATCTTCCAAACCGTAGAGGAGGTAAACAATTCACCATCCCAAACAGGTTTGTTAGGAAACGAAGCTGTACCAGGAGATATCAAGTATGTTGACGTGAATGGAGATGGAGTTATTAACTTTGACGATAGAACTAAAATAGGTAATCCCCAAGCTGAATTCATTATGGGATTAAATTTGAGTTTTAACTATAAGAACTGGGACTTTTCGAGTTACATGTATTCGGAATTAAATAAAGACATGGTTCGTAATTATGAGAGAGACCAACCTAATGTAAATAAATTGGCCTATAATTTGGATAGATGGACAGGTCCTGGAACTAGTAATACAGTTCCAAGAGTAACTACAGGAGCCACTAATAACAGGTTGTTCTCTAGTTTCTTTGTAGAAGATGCTTCTTTCTTAAGACTGCAAAATATTCAAATAGGATATACTTTACCATCAGAGGTATTAGAAAAACTAAAAATATCAAAAGTACGATTATATACCACGGTAAACAATGCTTTTACCTTAACCAACTACAAAGGTTTTGACCCAGCTGCAACAGGTGGTACACGAAATCCAGATGGTACAGTAAATCCTATAGGTTTAGGTATAGATTACGGAATATACCCTGTATCACGTCAGTATTTACTTGGGTTAAATGTTGCATTTTAA
- a CDS encoding RagB/SusD family nutrient uptake outer membrane protein — translation MKEYKKIITSVFTLLLVSIGFYSCSDEFLDEVEEYNIDSETYFNSEQEYYNALIGAYDLLQATYVNAMLGEIASDNTLCGGESATDVLGFQQVDDMIHNPVNSNLRDIWNWMFAGVNRANYILEFKDKTDFEGKNVIIAEARFLRAYYHFELVKWFGAIPLKGDERFVRGDEKIIPRSPVSEVYKTIEEDLMFAVNNLSYTAPQLGRATKGAAQALLGKAYLYQDKFTQAANVLEDLINNGPYDLVDDYSIIFEHEGENGIESVFEVQYTDVEGAGFDCLQCSEGNVAVGFNGIRNYSGPLFESGFSFNVPTQETYDAFDEDDLRRDIAILDIVAWANDTGATYAEGYEHTGFFNRKYIARKGDLNTGDANLTNPNNYRSIRFADVLLMAAEALNRGGISDSRALDYINRVRRRAFGDEDHDVSSTGAALTDAILTERRLELVGEGHRFFDLVRTGRGVVIPGFTTGKNELFPVPIEEIQFSQGNWSQNEGY, via the coding sequence ATGAAAGAATATAAAAAAATAATAACATCAGTATTTACGCTATTATTAGTAAGTATCGGATTTTACAGTTGTTCTGATGAGTTTTTAGATGAGGTTGAAGAATATAACATTGATTCTGAAACTTACTTTAATTCAGAACAAGAATATTACAACGCATTGATTGGAGCGTACGATTTATTGCAAGCTACCTATGTGAATGCAATGCTAGGTGAAATAGCTTCAGATAATACGTTGTGTGGGGGTGAGAGTGCTACCGATGTACTCGGGTTTCAACAAGTAGACGACATGATTCATAATCCAGTAAATAGTAACTTACGAGATATTTGGAACTGGATGTTTGCAGGGGTAAACAGAGCAAATTACATTTTAGAGTTCAAAGATAAAACAGATTTTGAAGGTAAAAATGTAATTATTGCAGAAGCACGATTCTTAAGAGCTTATTATCATTTTGAATTGGTAAAATGGTTTGGTGCTATCCCTTTAAAAGGAGATGAGCGCTTTGTTCGTGGAGACGAAAAAATAATACCTCGCTCTCCAGTGTCAGAGGTGTACAAGACCATAGAGGAAGATTTAATGTTTGCTGTTAACAATCTTTCCTACACAGCGCCACAGTTGGGTAGAGCCACGAAAGGTGCTGCACAAGCTCTATTGGGTAAAGCTTATTTGTATCAAGACAAGTTTACACAGGCGGCAAATGTATTGGAAGATCTTATTAACAACGGGCCGTATGATTTGGTAGATGATTATTCTATCATTTTTGAACACGAAGGGGAAAACGGGATAGAATCTGTTTTTGAAGTGCAATATACCGACGTAGAAGGAGCTGGCTTTGATTGTTTGCAATGTAGTGAAGGTAATGTAGCGGTTGGATTCAATGGAATCAGAAATTATTCAGGTCCTTTGTTTGAATCTGGATTTAGTTTCAATGTACCTACACAAGAAACATACGATGCATTTGATGAAGATGATTTACGAAGAGATATTGCAATTTTAGATATCGTTGCATGGGCAAATGATACAGGAGCAACGTACGCAGAAGGATACGAGCACACAGGATTTTTCAATAGAAAATACATTGCCAGAAAAGGAGATTTGAATACAGGTGATGCCAATTTAACCAATCCTAACAATTATAGATCTATTCGTTTTGCGGATGTCTTGTTAATGGCAGCTGAAGCTTTGAATAGAGGTGGTATTAGCGATTCAAGAGCATTAGATTATATTAATAGAGTTAGAAGACGTGCTTTTGGAGACGAAGATCACGACGTGTCTTCTACAGGAGCCGCGCTGACGGATGCTATTTTAACTGAAAGAAGGTTAGAATTGGTAGGAGAAGGACATCGATTTTTCGATTTAGTTAGAACAGGAAGAGGAGTAGTGATTCCTGGTTTCACTACAGGTAAAAATGAACTATTTCCAGTACCAATTGAAGAAATTCAATTCTCTCAAGGTAACTGGTCACAAAATGAAGGATATTAA
- a CDS encoding family 16 glycosylhydrolase: MKNIKNKITLTILALSLVFLFNQCQSNDYEFGEIIAPTNVNVQVGIVGQDDANPYGDGSGVVMFSVSAENALSYTINFGDGGKESLPSGSVSHVYSKTGVHKYTAVVRAIGAAGVESSKTVEVEVFSSFSDDEALDFLAGTIAGDSKKWYWQANKDLHVGLGPVTDDYGNGEFAYEAWWNNIKAWDEEKSCMYDNEFVFTRTEDGITFEQTQGPAFIPGTYAGVLGVAGDQCHDESVATTMFGVKDVSFGPSTSKAATEGSYNDNPYRGTSFEISDGGFMGWYVGTSKYDIISVTNDELIVRIIEKGGGFAWYHKFTSSKPVKGPNYTYNDLVWEDDFNTDGAPNAANWTYDLGAGGWGNNEAQTYTDNAENVKVEGGNLIITAKADGSGGYTSARIKSEGLYEFTYGRVEVRAKLPEAQGTWPAIWMLGANFSTVGWPNCGEIDIMEQKGDDKNTVLATSHWYDTTNNIKADYGKTTTITNASSEFHLYTLEWTEESVKMYLDDELYYELDNNADLPFNQDFFLILNVAMGGTLGGTIDAGFTEATMEIDYVKVYQ; this comes from the coding sequence ATGAAGAACATAAAAAATAAAATAACATTAACGATACTAGCATTGTCTTTGGTGTTTCTGTTCAATCAGTGCCAAAGTAATGACTATGAGTTTGGAGAAATAATAGCTCCTACTAACGTCAATGTACAAGTTGGAATAGTTGGACAAGATGATGCAAATCCTTATGGAGATGGTAGTGGAGTAGTAATGTTTTCAGTATCGGCTGAAAATGCATTGAGCTATACTATTAATTTTGGAGATGGAGGTAAAGAAAGCTTGCCTTCGGGAAGTGTATCTCATGTTTACTCCAAAACAGGAGTTCATAAATACACAGCTGTTGTTAGAGCGATTGGTGCTGCTGGAGTGGAATCGAGTAAAACTGTTGAAGTTGAAGTTTTTAGCTCTTTTTCTGATGATGAGGCTTTAGATTTCCTTGCAGGTACGATAGCAGGAGACAGTAAAAAATGGTATTGGCAAGCAAATAAAGACTTGCATGTAGGTCTCGGTCCTGTTACCGATGATTATGGCAATGGTGAGTTTGCTTATGAAGCTTGGTGGAATAACATAAAAGCATGGGACGAAGAGAAAAGTTGTATGTATGATAACGAATTTGTTTTTACCAGAACAGAAGATGGAATCACTTTTGAGCAAACGCAAGGTCCTGCTTTTATACCAGGTACCTATGCAGGAGTTTTAGGAGTGGCAGGAGACCAATGTCATGATGAATCGGTGGCAACGACCATGTTTGGAGTAAAAGACGTTTCTTTTGGACCATCAACATCAAAAGCTGCTACTGAAGGTAGTTATAACGATAATCCTTATCGAGGCACTAGTTTTGAAATTTCTGACGGAGGTTTTATGGGTTGGTATGTAGGTACTAGCAAGTATGACATTATTTCTGTAACGAACGATGAACTCATTGTAAGAATCATAGAAAAAGGAGGAGGCTTTGCTTGGTATCATAAATTTACCTCTTCAAAACCAGTGAAAGGTCCTAACTATACCTACAATGATTTAGTATGGGAAGATGATTTTAATACAGATGGTGCGCCTAATGCTGCTAACTGGACCTACGATCTAGGTGCAGGAGGTTGGGGTAATAATGAAGCACAAACCTATACTGATAATGCCGAAAATGTAAAAGTTGAAGGAGGAAACCTAATTATTACTGCAAAAGCAGATGGTAGTGGTGGGTATACTTCAGCAAGAATAAAATCTGAAGGCTTGTATGAGTTTACTTACGGTAGAGTTGAAGTAAGAGCCAAACTTCCAGAGGCGCAAGGTACTTGGCCAGCGATATGGATGTTAGGAGCAAACTTTTCGACAGTTGGTTGGCCTAATTGTGGTGAAATAGACATCATGGAGCAAAAAGGAGACGATAAAAACACCGTTTTGGCAACAAGTCATTGGTACGACACAACAAACAATATTAAGGCAGACTATGGAAAAACAACAACCATAACAAATGCCAGCTCAGAGTTTCACTTGTATACCCTAGAGTGGACAGAGGAATCTGTTAAAATGTACTTAGACGATGAATTGTATTATGAGTTAGATAATAATGCCGATTTACCTTTTAATCAAGATTTCTTTTTAATCTTAAATGTTGCCATGGGAGGCACTTTAGGAGGTACTATTGATGCTGGATTTACAGAAGCAACAATGGAAATAGATTACGTAAAAGTATATCAATAA